A single Triticum dicoccoides isolate Atlit2015 ecotype Zavitan chromosome 2A, WEW_v2.0, whole genome shotgun sequence DNA region contains:
- the LOC119357964 gene encoding NAC transcription factor NAM-1-like, with translation MANPNLTAGYVFQPTGLELIDHYLVPRAGLGGDIFPGFINKGVDVLSLPPRELPFRENHIRDYGEVWGFFFAAKLAGETCPTPGAGGCWVQYGTEKPYYGSEGGREAVAFRRRFAYRYTWKGGAVWSPTRWLMKEYRLNRDAAAFRRAHPDPEARDVVFVVHKVYRKPVLPPPTDSSSSDSEEEDFERSMVLKRKRS, from the coding sequence ATGGCGAACCCTAATCTGACAGCCGGGTACGTGTTTCAACCCACCGGCCTTGAGCTCATCGACCACTACCTCGTCCCCAGGGCGGGGCTGGGCGGCGACATCTTCCCCGGCTTCATCAACAAGGGCGTGGACGTCTTGTCCTTGCCCCCGCGTGAGCTCCCCTTCCGGGAAAACCACATAAGAGATTATGGCGAGGTATGGGGTTTCTTCTTCGCGGCAAAGCTCGCCGGCGAGACGTGCCCGACGCCGGGCGCGGGCGGGTGCTGGGTGCAATACGGCACGGAGAAGCCGTACTACGGCAGCGAGGGCGGCCGAGAGGCAGTGGCGTTCCGGCGCAGGTTTGCATACCGCTACACGTGGAAGGGCGGGGCGGTATGGTCGCCGACGCGCTGGCTGATGAAGGAGTACCGGCTCAACAGGGACGCGGCCGCCTTCCGCCGCGCGCACCCGGACCCCGAGGCGCGGGACGTCGTCTTCGTGGTCCACAAGGTCTACCGGAAGCCGGTGCTCCCCCCGCCTACCGACAGCAGCTCCAGCGACAGCGAGGAGGAGGACTTCGAGCGCTCCATGGTGTTGAAGAGGAAGCGGTCGTAG
- the LOC119359615 gene encoding uncharacterized protein LOC119359615, whose product MANLAAGGYVFQPTGCELVGYYLMPRAELGGFFLPGVIAEDVDVLSLRPRVLSFPKNHRRDYGEVWGFFFAAKPAGETCPTPGAGGCWEQYGQEKAYYDGEGSREAVAFRRRFAYRYSWRDGEVISQTRWRMKEYWLNRNAAAFRHAHPGPVPPDVVFVVHKVYRKPLIPPPLPPDSNSSEDEGSESYIVYPQLDEIMRRLTLGN is encoded by the exons ATGGCTAATCTGGCAGCAGGTGGCTACGTGTTCCAACCCACCGGCTGTGAGCTCGTCGGCTACTACCTCATGCCCAGGGCGGAGCTCGGTGGCTTCTTCCTCCCCGGCGTCATCGCGGAGGACGTGGACGTCTTGTCCTTGCGCCCACGCGTGCTCTCCTTCCCGAAAAACCACAGGAGGGATTACGGCGAGGTATGGGGCTTCTTCTTCGCGGCAAAGCCCGCCGGCGAGACGTGCCCAACGCCGGGCGCGGGCGGGTGCTGGGAGCAGTACGGCCAGGAGAAGGCATACTACGACGGCGAGGGCAGTCGGGAGGCAGTGGCGTTCCGGC GCAGGTTCGCGTACCGCTACTCGTGGAGGGACGGGGAGGTAATATCGCAGACGCGCTGGCGGATGAAGGAGTACTGGCTCAACAGAAACGCGGCCGCCTTCCGCCACGCGCACCCGGGCCCCGTGCCGCCGGACGTCGTCTTCGTAGTCCACAAGGTCTACAGGAAGCCGCTGATCCCTCCGCCATTGCCGCCCGACAGCAACTCCAGCGAGGACGAGGGCTCCGAGAGCTACATCGTGTACCCGCAACTCGATGAGATCATGCGGCGGTTAACGCTGGGGAACTAG